A region from the Bactrocera dorsalis isolate Fly_Bdor chromosome 1, ASM2337382v1, whole genome shotgun sequence genome encodes:
- the LOC105228309 gene encoding uncharacterized protein LOC105228309, with product MYQKTRVYPLAILLKTLLVTLAVARVSGTFKKNPFLPPAPQQPSYYHPAPASPPVVYHPAPAPPPVVYHPAPAPPPQQRPPQIIIVPVQTYPAYPAPRPAPVHPAPPPPRPVHPPPRPVHPPPQPIHPAPVYTQPAPPTKVIQPTLVIQPILYPGGSGGGGSGKGGGGRGGKGCNCHGK from the coding sequence ATGTATCAGAAGACACGGGTTTATCCACTCGCAATATTACTCAAAACTCTGTTAGTCACTTTGGCAGTTGCCAGAGTAAGCGGCACTTTCAAAAAGAATCCATTTCTGCCACCCGCCCCGCAACAGCCTTCATATTATCATCCAGCGCCGGCTTCGCCACCAGTTGTTTATCACCCAGCGCCTGCACCGCCCCCAGTGGTTTACCACCCAGCGCCAGCGCCACCACCACAGCAGAGGCCGCCTCAAATCATCATAGTACCTGTGCAAACGTATCCCGCATATCCAGCGCCACGACCGGCACCTGTTCATCCCGCCCCGCCGCCACCGCGTCCAGTACATCCACCACCACGTCCAGTACACCCACCACCACAACCAATACATCCAGCACCAGTCTATACACAACCTGCACCACCAACGAAAGTGATCCAACCAACTTTGGTTATACAGCCAATTCTATATCCTGGTGGCAGCGGCGGCGGTGGTTCTGGTAAAGGCGGTGGAGGAAGAGGTGGTAAAGGATGCAACTGTCATGGCAAGTAA